The genomic region GATGAGCTACCCCAAGTTCGCGCTCTTCAACATCATCGGCGCCGTCGTCTGGGGCGTTGGCCTGACCCTGCTGGGCTTCTGGCTGGGCAGCTTCCAGATCATCCAGAAGCTGCTGGAACCCATCTTCATTCTGATCGTGCTGCTGTCGGTGCTGCCGATCTTCCTCGAGTGGTTCAAGCGCCGCCGCGCGGCCAAGCGCGCGGGCATCGCCGGCGAGCCGGCACCCGAGCAGTCCTAGAGTTCGAGGGCAGCGGCCAGTTCGCGCAGCGCAGGCCGCGGGTCGATCACCGGGCTGTCCCCCAGCACCTGCAGCACGACGTGATCGGCCCCCGCGTCGAGGTGCGCCTGGACTGAGGCGGCCGCCTCCTCGACCGCGCCCATGCCGACGAGCGCGCGTGCCAGCCGGTCGGAGCCACCCGGAACCAGGTCGGACTCGTCGAAGCCCTGGCGCAGCCACGAGTTCCGGTAGTTCGGCAGGGTGCTGTAGACGTTCAGATGCCCGTGCGCCCATGCCAGCTGTTCCTCGGCTGTGCCACCGACTGCCACGGCCTGCTCGGAGACGATCCACTTGTCGGGGCCCAAGATGTCGCGCGTGACGCGGGTCTGGGAGGGCAGCACCAGGTAGGGATGCGCTCCGTCGGCGTCCGTGCCGGACAGTTCGATCATCTTGGGACCGAGCGCGGCGAGAAGCCGGACAGGCCTGCCCGCGCCGGGTTCGATCGCCTCGGGGACGGCCGCCATCTTCTCCAGATAGCCGCGCATGGTCGCCAACGGCTTGGCATACGTGCCACCCATGCCGTGTTCCACCAGCGGGGCATGGCTGACGCCGAGTCCGAGAATGAACCGGCGTGGGAACAGCGCACTGATGGTGCGGGCACCCGTCTCGGCGGCCGAGGGGATGCGGACGTGAATGTTGGCGATGCCGGTGCCGACGACCAGCCGCTCGGTGGCGTTCAGGAACGCCATCGACTGTGTCAGGCACTCCTTGCCCGTCACCTCGGGGATGAAAAGCGAACCAAAGCCCAGTGATTCGATCTCACGGGCCACCTTGAGTGCATCAGGCATGGCCCACGTCTCGCTGGCCCACCAGACACCGACGCGGCTGGGGAAGTCGATGTCAGGGCGCTGGGGGGAGGTCATCCCCCGATGTTATGCCTTGAACCTTCCGGCGAATCCCCGCAGTGGCACGTCGGCGCTGGTGAGCAGTCCCGGAGGCGCGGCCACCACCGAGGCTATGGCGTTGAGCGCGGGCAGGCCGGTGACGGTCATGCCGATCGAGGCGAAGTTCTCGGGGTTGGACAGGTCAACGCCGGGCTTGGGGAAGATCATGTGCTTGTTGTAGATGCACGGGTCACCCTTGATCTGAGTGATGTAGCAGCCCTTGATATCCCAGCTCGGGTCCGTGTGCGGGGTCATCTGCCACTCCAGGTGGGTCTCGACCCTCGGCACACCGTTCACCATGCCCTGGTAGCGGATGTAGTTGCCGCCGAGCGACCCCTTGGGCAGGGTGTACCAGCCCAGGTCGACGTCCTTGGTGCAGGCGCCGAGTTCGTAGCTGAACTTGACCTCGTCGAGTTCCAGGCCGAAGCAATCGGCCATCATCAGCACGCTGTCGGCGAAGACGCGGGTGTACTTCTCCAACTTGCCCGGGATCGACGGATCGTCAACAGGCAGTCCGTAGCCGACCTCGATCCAGGTGTCCTTGCTGTGGTGACACGAGACGTCGACCGACTCGATGGTGGTGACGTTCTCGATCTCGGCGACATCGGCCGAGCACACCACACCGAGGATCTGGTTGACCCCCGGGTTCATTCCGGTGCCGTAGAAGGTGGACCCGCCGCGCTCACACGCCTGCGCCAGCAGCTGTGTCACCGGCATGCCCGAGGGATGCGGGTGGTTGGTGTCGCGGTGCCAGCCGGTGATCCAGTCGGCGGTGGTGACGATGTTGATACCGGCCTCGAGCACCTTGACGTAGAGGTCCTCATCCGGAAAGACACCATGGAACGTCAGCACATCGGGTTTGGCGGCGATGATCTCATCCACCGAACCCGTGGCGA from Mycolicibacterium sp. YH-1 harbors:
- a CDS encoding LLM class F420-dependent oxidoreductase, with translation MTSPQRPDIDFPSRVGVWWASETWAMPDALKVAREIESLGFGSLFIPEVTGKECLTQSMAFLNATERLVVGTGIANIHVRIPSAAETGARTISALFPRRFILGLGVSHAPLVEHGMGGTYAKPLATMRGYLEKMAAVPEAIEPGAGRPVRLLAALGPKMIELSGTDADGAHPYLVLPSQTRVTRDILGPDKWIVSEQAVAVGGTAEEQLAWAHGHLNVYSTLPNYRNSWLRQGFDESDLVPGGSDRLARALVGMGAVEEAAASVQAHLDAGADHVVLQVLGDSPVIDPRPALRELAAALEL
- a CDS encoding dihydrodipicolinate reductase, with the protein product MNSPIRVFQVATGNVGSEMIKRIGNRTDLELVGLHCYSPDKVGRDAGEIVGLPPIGVIATGSVDEIIAAKPDVLTFHGVFPDEDLYVKVLEAGINIVTTADWITGWHRDTNHPHPSGMPVTQLLAQACERGGSTFYGTGMNPGVNQILGVVCSADVAEIENVTTIESVDVSCHHSKDTWIEVGYGLPVDDPSIPGKLEKYTRVFADSVLMMADCFGLELDEVKFSYELGACTKDVDLGWYTLPKGSLGGNYIRYQGMVNGVPRVETHLEWQMTPHTDPSWDIKGCYITQIKGDPCIYNKHMIFPKPGVDLSNPENFASIGMTVTGLPALNAIASVVAAPPGLLTSADVPLRGFAGRFKA